The proteins below come from a single Oerskovia jenensis genomic window:
- a CDS encoding carboxymuconolactone decarboxylase family protein produces MSWIREADESEPSGAVAAAFAKDQESLGYVANLTRLLANRPAVLDAWIGLNGAIKASMSPRRYELATLAAALRLRSTYCALAHGAVLADHHVGADAVREVAEGHDTVQLSPIDRAVMDLADKVAAGAADMTEPDLTELRDLGLDDGEILDVILAASARCFFSSVLDATGTQADAVFTDLDPAMRDALTVGRPIATPYPVGRHLAG; encoded by the coding sequence ATGAGCTGGATCCGAGAGGCCGACGAGAGCGAGCCCAGTGGCGCTGTCGCGGCAGCGTTCGCGAAGGACCAGGAGTCGCTGGGGTACGTCGCGAACCTCACGCGGCTCCTCGCGAACCGGCCCGCGGTGCTCGACGCGTGGATCGGGCTCAACGGCGCGATCAAGGCGTCCATGTCGCCGCGCCGGTACGAGCTCGCGACCCTCGCGGCGGCGCTGCGGCTCCGGTCGACGTACTGCGCGCTCGCACACGGCGCGGTCCTCGCCGACCACCACGTCGGTGCCGACGCCGTGCGCGAGGTCGCCGAGGGGCACGACACCGTCCAGCTCTCCCCGATCGACCGCGCCGTCATGGACCTCGCGGACAAGGTCGCCGCCGGGGCCGCCGACATGACCGAGCCCGACCTCACCGAGCTGCGCGACCTCGGGCTCGACGACGGCGAGATCCTCGACGTGATCCTGGCTGCGTCGGCGCGCTGCTTCTTCAGCTCCGTCCTCGACGCGACGGGGACGCAGGCCGATGCGGTGTTCACCGACCTCGACCCGGCGATGCGCGATGCCCTGACCGTGGGCCGGCCGATCGCGACCCCCTACCCCGTGGGCCGACACCTCGCCGGCTGA
- a CDS encoding glycoside hydrolase family 3 protein — translation MRSSRRGATSAALLTTVLLLAACSPGGGSPSPTSAPPSGTPRPTATETPTPTPAPDPTTDAPAPLAGWSLEQKVGQLLMVGVNVGKVDQASYDAIRQHHVGNVFLAGRTQAGAAPVKNLVDSFTALVSDETTHGTPLFVSTDQEGGRVQVLRGPGFSDMPSALEQSTLAPAELQSQATAWGKELADVGIDLNLAPVMDVVTSPETAATNAPIGYFERNYGFGVESVTSHANAFSAGMEASGVDVAIKHFPGLGRVGGNTDTTADVRDAVTTRDDPSIAAFRSGIAAGAAFVMTSTAIYDEIDAGLPAAFSPVVVDGLLRGELGFGGVVITDDVSKAEQVQAWSPGDRAVLTVAAGGDMVLASADPTVIPAMATALVERAQGDPAFAAKVDAAVLRVLSAKERLGS, via the coding sequence ATGAGGTCGTCCCGTCGAGGCGCCACGAGCGCCGCCCTGCTCACCACCGTCCTGCTGCTCGCCGCGTGCTCCCCGGGAGGCGGGTCGCCCTCCCCGACGAGCGCTCCGCCGTCGGGCACGCCCCGCCCCACCGCGACCGAGACGCCCACCCCCACCCCCGCACCCGACCCGACCACCGACGCCCCGGCCCCCCTCGCCGGGTGGAGCCTCGAGCAGAAGGTGGGCCAGCTCCTGATGGTCGGGGTGAACGTGGGGAAGGTCGACCAGGCGAGCTACGACGCGATCCGCCAGCACCACGTGGGCAACGTCTTCCTCGCAGGACGCACCCAGGCCGGCGCGGCGCCGGTCAAGAACCTCGTCGACTCGTTCACGGCGCTCGTGTCCGACGAGACGACGCACGGGACCCCGCTGTTCGTCTCGACCGACCAGGAGGGCGGCAGGGTCCAGGTGCTCCGCGGCCCGGGCTTCTCCGACATGCCGAGCGCCCTGGAGCAGTCCACGCTGGCCCCCGCGGAGCTCCAGAGCCAGGCCACCGCGTGGGGCAAGGAGCTCGCGGACGTGGGCATCGACCTCAACCTCGCGCCCGTCATGGACGTCGTGACGAGCCCCGAGACGGCGGCGACCAACGCACCGATCGGGTACTTCGAGCGGAACTACGGGTTCGGGGTCGAGAGCGTGACGTCGCACGCGAACGCGTTCAGCGCGGGCATGGAGGCCAGTGGCGTCGACGTCGCGATCAAGCACTTCCCCGGGCTGGGTCGCGTCGGGGGCAACACCGACACGACGGCGGACGTGCGGGACGCCGTGACCACGCGCGACGACCCGTCGATCGCGGCCTTCCGGTCGGGCATCGCGGCCGGGGCCGCGTTCGTCATGACGTCGACCGCGATCTACGACGAGATCGACGCCGGCCTCCCCGCTGCGTTCTCGCCCGTGGTCGTGGACGGGCTGCTGCGCGGTGAGCTGGGGTTCGGGGGCGTCGTCATCACCGACGACGTGTCGAAGGCCGAGCAGGTCCAGGCGTGGTCACCGGGAGACAGGGCCGTCCTGACCGTCGCCGCGGGGGGCGACATGGTGCTCGCGTCGGCCGACCCGACGGTGATCCCCGCGATGGCGACTGCGCTCGTCGAGCGCGCGCAGGGCGACCCGGCGTTCGCGGCGAAGGTCGACGCCGCAGTGCTCCGGGTGCTGTCTGCCAAAGAGCGACTCGGCTCCTGA
- a CDS encoding ABC transporter ATP-binding protein, with translation MPLLEITDMTVAYGRIEAVRGVSITVEEGELVTLIGANGAGKTTTMRAVSGIRPLSRGKIVFDGKDITRMKPHLRVLEGIVQAPEGRGIFPGMTVLENLEMGAYGRTFENKAVHDETLARVFELFPRLEDRTSQVGGTMSGGEQQMLAIGRALMARPRLMLLDEPSMGLAPMVIQQIFRIVSEINAQGTTVLLVEQNARQALSRSHRAYVLETGEVVRSGGGRELLADPSIKEAYLGVA, from the coding sequence ATGCCCCTGCTTGAGATCACCGACATGACGGTCGCGTACGGGCGGATCGAGGCCGTGCGCGGGGTGTCGATCACGGTCGAGGAGGGCGAGCTCGTGACCCTCATCGGGGCCAACGGTGCGGGGAAGACGACGACCATGCGCGCGGTCTCGGGCATCCGGCCGCTGTCGCGCGGGAAGATCGTGTTCGACGGCAAGGACATCACGCGCATGAAGCCGCACCTGCGGGTTCTGGAAGGGATCGTGCAGGCGCCCGAGGGGCGCGGGATCTTCCCCGGCATGACGGTCCTGGAGAACCTCGAGATGGGCGCCTACGGGCGCACGTTCGAGAACAAGGCCGTGCACGACGAGACCCTGGCCCGGGTCTTCGAGCTGTTCCCGCGGCTCGAGGACCGCACGTCGCAGGTGGGCGGGACCATGTCCGGGGGCGAGCAGCAGATGCTCGCGATCGGGCGCGCGCTCATGGCCCGGCCACGGCTCATGCTGCTCGACGAGCCGTCGATGGGCCTGGCGCCCATGGTCATCCAGCAGATCTTCCGGATCGTCTCGGAGATCAACGCGCAGGGCACCACGGTGCTGCTCGTGGAGCAGAACGCGCGGCAGGCGCTGTCACGCTCGCACCGCGCGTACGTGCTCGAGACGGGGGAGGTCGTGCGGTCCGGGGGCGGCCGGGAGCTGCTCGCGGACCCGAGCATCAAGGAGGCGTACCTCGGGGTGGCCTGA
- a CDS encoding ABC transporter ATP-binding protein, whose product MVDVTEVRPELADSALVDAIVAADRTVRTEVGEPLLRMEDVSVVFGGLTALDAVTFDIRRGEILGLIGPNGAGKTTAFNAMTGVYRPTKGLVRFDGQVLGKAKRNEITRLGIARTFQNIRLFNEMTALENVVVGTDARHRTSVPGALLRTRRHRQEERDAIDRSMAILEFVGVGARATEKARNLSYGEQRRLEIARALATEPKLLCLDEPAAGFNPAEKEALMDLIRHIRDDGYTVLLIEHDMRLVRGVTDRIVVLEFGKVIAEGTPEDVTADPKVIAAYLGVPDEELEGDTDAPA is encoded by the coding sequence ATGGTCGACGTGACCGAGGTGCGGCCCGAGCTCGCGGACTCCGCGCTGGTCGACGCGATCGTCGCGGCCGACCGCACGGTCCGCACCGAGGTGGGCGAGCCGCTGCTGCGCATGGAGGACGTGTCGGTCGTGTTCGGCGGCCTGACCGCGCTCGACGCCGTGACGTTCGACATCCGCCGTGGCGAGATCCTGGGGCTCATCGGTCCCAACGGGGCCGGGAAGACCACGGCCTTCAACGCCATGACGGGCGTCTACCGTCCTACCAAGGGGCTCGTGCGGTTCGACGGGCAGGTCCTGGGCAAGGCCAAGCGCAACGAGATCACGCGCCTCGGCATCGCCCGGACCTTCCAGAACATCCGCCTGTTCAACGAGATGACGGCCCTGGAGAACGTGGTCGTGGGGACCGACGCGCGGCACCGGACCTCGGTGCCGGGCGCGCTGCTGCGCACCCGGCGCCACCGGCAGGAGGAGCGCGACGCGATCGACCGGTCCATGGCGATCCTCGAGTTCGTCGGGGTCGGGGCGCGCGCCACCGAGAAGGCGCGCAACCTGTCCTACGGCGAGCAGCGGCGCCTGGAGATCGCGCGGGCGCTCGCGACCGAGCCCAAGCTGCTGTGCCTCGACGAGCCCGCGGCGGGCTTCAACCCGGCGGAGAAGGAGGCCCTCATGGACCTCATCCGTCACATCCGTGACGACGGGTACACGGTCCTGCTCATCGAGCACGACATGCGCCTCGTGCGGGGCGTGACGGACCGCATCGTGGTGCTCGAGTTCGGCAAGGTCATCGCCGAGGGCACCCCCGAGGACGTCACGGCCGACCCCAAGGTCATCGCCGCCTACCTGGGCGTGCCCGACGAAGAGCTCGAGGGAGACACCGATGCCCCTGCTTGA
- a CDS encoding branched-chain amino acid ABC transporter permease — protein MSTSTPAQNDGVPGGKAATNGTTQPARPRPELPPAGQTPVAQRPHGGVGDRFRLWWDALARPAQWGFGVPFILFIALLPILNIPVLTTVGTNFGAVMAQFGMYALIAIGLNVVVGQAGLLDLGYVGFYAIGAYTLAIMTSPDSPWNVTQPEGWLSDDWAWLAILPVAVAITAMSGLVLGSPTLRLRGDYLAIVTLGFGEIVRLLADNLDEVTGGGQGLKSVAYPRLGVTEELPNGVFSAGNVGTTLNSGVWWFWLSLVFIIISLLLVGNLERSRVGRAWVAIREDEDAAEIMGVPTFRFKLWAFVIGASIGGVSGAIYAGQVQFVIPTNFNIINSVLFLCAVVLGGQGNKLGVILGAFIIVYLPNFFLGRTSLFGIPIDGNEIANYKYLFFGVALMVLMIFRPQGLIPVRQKLLTYGRELYVAARRTLAKVPDGGPQAAYATSAPASGTGNGAGRGAPGGGTDGPAGNGPGDHDETTDGRNR, from the coding sequence ATGAGCACCAGCACTCCTGCGCAGAACGACGGGGTCCCCGGCGGCAAGGCCGCGACGAACGGCACGACCCAGCCTGCACGTCCTCGCCCCGAGCTCCCGCCCGCAGGGCAGACGCCCGTGGCCCAGCGTCCGCACGGCGGCGTGGGGGACCGGTTCCGGCTGTGGTGGGACGCGCTCGCGCGGCCCGCGCAGTGGGGGTTCGGGGTCCCGTTCATCCTGTTCATCGCGCTCCTGCCGATCCTGAACATCCCGGTCCTGACCACGGTCGGCACCAACTTCGGGGCCGTGATGGCGCAGTTCGGGATGTATGCGCTCATCGCGATCGGCCTGAACGTCGTGGTGGGGCAGGCGGGCCTGCTCGACCTCGGCTACGTGGGCTTCTACGCGATCGGCGCGTACACGCTCGCGATCATGACGAGCCCCGACAGCCCGTGGAACGTGACGCAGCCCGAGGGCTGGCTCTCGGACGACTGGGCGTGGCTCGCGATCCTGCCGGTGGCGGTCGCGATCACGGCCATGTCGGGCCTGGTCCTGGGGTCCCCGACGCTGCGTCTGCGGGGTGACTACCTCGCGATTGTGACGCTCGGCTTCGGCGAGATCGTGCGCCTGCTCGCGGACAACCTCGACGAGGTCACGGGCGGTGGACAGGGGCTCAAGTCGGTCGCCTACCCGCGGCTCGGGGTCACCGAGGAGCTGCCGAACGGGGTGTTCTCGGCGGGCAACGTCGGGACGACGCTCAACTCGGGCGTGTGGTGGTTCTGGCTGTCGCTCGTCTTCATCATCATCTCGCTCCTGCTCGTGGGAAACCTCGAGCGTTCGCGCGTGGGGCGGGCGTGGGTCGCGATCCGCGAGGACGAGGACGCGGCCGAGATCATGGGCGTGCCGACGTTCCGGTTCAAGCTGTGGGCGTTCGTCATCGGGGCGTCGATCGGCGGCGTCTCGGGCGCGATCTACGCGGGCCAGGTCCAGTTCGTCATCCCGACGAACTTCAACATCATCAACTCGGTGCTGTTCCTGTGCGCGGTCGTGCTCGGCGGCCAGGGCAACAAGCTGGGCGTGATCCTGGGGGCGTTCATCATCGTGTACCTGCCGAACTTCTTCCTGGGGCGTACGTCCCTGTTCGGCATCCCCATCGACGGCAACGAGATCGCGAACTACAAGTACCTGTTCTTCGGGGTCGCTCTCATGGTGCTCATGATCTTCCGTCCGCAGGGGCTCATACCCGTCCGGCAGAAGCTCCTCACGTACGGGCGGGAGCTGTACGTCGCGGCGCGCCGCACGCTCGCCAAGGTGCCCGACGGCGGCCCGCAGGCCGCGTACGCGACGTCGGCTCCGGCGTCGGGCACGGGGAACGGGGCCGGGCGCGGTGCCCCCGGGGGCGGGACCGACGGTCCCGCCGGGAACGGTCCCGGGGACCACGACGAGACCACCGACGGGAGGAACCGATGA
- a CDS encoding branched-chain amino acid ABC transporter permease, with protein MSMLVHDVLAADPLIGFDLAALGRNFWALTVDGLTYGAVYALVAVGYTLVYGVLRLINFAHSEIFMLGMFGQYATLLALGFYPSGDAFDKGILLTVVYLGIAMIGGMVVAGGAAVGLERVAYRPLRKRGAPSLVFLITAIGASFVIQEFVHFVLPALTGGELGGVNAEQPIRLVEPEVQFTLFGANVTNVTLIIILSALILALATDMFINRTKFGRGIRAVAQDPVTATLMGVSRERIIMLTFLIGGVLAGAAALLYTLRVPNGIIYSGGFILGIKAFSAAVLGGIGNLRGALLGGLLLGVMENYGQVVFGTEWRDVVAFVLLIVVLMFRPTGILGESLGRARA; from the coding sequence ATGTCGATGCTCGTCCACGACGTCCTCGCCGCAGACCCACTCATCGGATTCGACCTCGCGGCCCTGGGCCGCAACTTCTGGGCCCTCACCGTCGACGGCCTGACCTACGGCGCGGTCTACGCGCTCGTCGCGGTGGGCTACACGCTCGTCTACGGCGTGCTGCGCCTCATCAACTTCGCCCACTCCGAGATCTTCATGCTCGGCATGTTCGGGCAGTACGCCACGCTCCTCGCCCTGGGCTTCTACCCGAGCGGTGACGCGTTCGACAAGGGCATCCTGCTCACGGTGGTCTACCTGGGGATCGCGATGATCGGCGGCATGGTGGTCGCGGGAGGGGCCGCCGTCGGGCTCGAACGCGTGGCCTACAGACCGCTGCGCAAACGCGGGGCCCCGTCGCTCGTCTTCCTCATCACCGCGATCGGCGCGTCGTTCGTGATCCAGGAGTTCGTGCACTTCGTGCTCCCGGCCCTGACGGGTGGGGAGCTGGGCGGCGTGAACGCCGAGCAGCCCATCCGCCTCGTCGAGCCCGAGGTGCAGTTCACGCTCTTCGGCGCCAACGTCACCAACGTCACGCTCATCATCATCCTGTCGGCGCTGATCCTGGCGCTCGCGACCGACATGTTCATCAACCGGACCAAGTTCGGCCGCGGCATCCGCGCGGTCGCGCAGGACCCCGTGACGGCGACCCTCATGGGGGTCTCGCGCGAGCGCATCATCATGCTGACGTTCCTCATCGGTGGCGTCCTGGCCGGGGCCGCGGCGCTGCTGTACACGTTGCGCGTCCCCAACGGGATCATCTACTCGGGCGGCTTCATCCTGGGGATCAAGGCGTTCTCGGCGGCGGTCCTCGGTGGGATCGGCAACCTGCGCGGGGCGCTGCTCGGCGGCCTGCTGCTGGGGGTCATGGAGAACTACGGCCAGGTCGTGTTCGGGACGGAGTGGCGCGACGTGGTCGCGTTCGTCCTGCTGATCGTGGTCCTGATGTTCCGGCCGACCGGCATCCTCGGCGAGTCCTTGGGGAGGGCACGAGCATGA
- a CDS encoding branched-chain amino acid ABC transporter substrate-binding protein, with the protein MPSVQIDIDGKEVPVETSGDPVDPAGDGTAECAEGTSIAVAGALTGPNAALGQNILYGAKVAVDAFNAANAGCQVTIKEFDTEGDPQKATQVAPQIVGDPSIIALLGPAFSGETSATGDVFSQAGLPSLSASATNPDITKNGWKTFFRGLANDAVQGPAVAKYMVDTLGYEKVCVVQDNSDYGVGLAKEITAGLGDAVDDSCSAEVKVGDKDFAAATQLISSSDADAVFYAGYYAEAAPFAQQLRDAGVDIPFVSADGTNDPQFVTQAGAASKGAILSCPCGPAPDEFASAYEALNGQAPGVYSVEGYDLATIMLTGIASGVTDRAGMLDFVTNYDGEGLARTYKWDDTGELSSALIWIYEVQ; encoded by the coding sequence GTGCCGTCCGTCCAGATCGACATCGACGGCAAGGAGGTCCCGGTCGAGACCTCGGGCGACCCCGTCGACCCGGCCGGAGACGGCACGGCAGAGTGTGCCGAGGGCACCTCGATCGCCGTGGCCGGCGCCTTGACCGGCCCCAACGCGGCGCTCGGGCAGAACATCCTCTACGGCGCCAAGGTCGCGGTGGACGCGTTCAACGCCGCGAACGCGGGCTGCCAGGTCACGATCAAGGAGTTCGACACCGAGGGCGACCCGCAGAAGGCCACCCAGGTCGCGCCGCAGATCGTCGGCGACCCGAGCATCATCGCCCTCCTCGGCCCGGCGTTCTCGGGCGAGACCTCGGCAACGGGCGACGTCTTCAGCCAGGCGGGGCTCCCGTCGCTGTCGGCGTCCGCCACCAACCCCGACATCACCAAGAACGGCTGGAAGACGTTCTTCCGCGGTCTCGCGAACGACGCGGTCCAGGGCCCGGCCGTCGCCAAGTACATGGTGGACACGCTCGGCTACGAGAAGGTCTGCGTGGTCCAGGACAACTCGGACTACGGCGTGGGTCTCGCGAAGGAGATCACCGCAGGGCTCGGCGACGCGGTCGACGACTCGTGCTCGGCCGAGGTCAAGGTCGGTGACAAGGACTTCGCGGCCGCGACGCAGCTCATCTCGAGCTCGGACGCCGACGCGGTCTTCTACGCGGGCTACTACGCCGAGGCCGCGCCGTTCGCGCAGCAGCTGCGTGACGCGGGCGTCGACATCCCGTTCGTGTCCGCGGACGGGACCAACGACCCGCAGTTCGTGACCCAGGCGGGCGCGGCGTCCAAGGGCGCGATCCTCTCGTGCCCGTGCGGCCCGGCCCCTGACGAGTTCGCCTCGGCCTACGAGGCGCTCAACGGTCAGGCTCCCGGCGTCTACTCGGTCGAGGGCTACGACCTCGCGACGATCATGCTCACGGGCATCGCGTCGGGCGTCACGGACCGTGCCGGGATGCTCGACTTCGTGACGAACTACGACGGGGAGGGCCTGGCCCGCACCTACAAGTGGGACGACACGGGCGAGCTCTCGTCCGCGCTGATCTGGATCTACGAGGTCCAGTAG
- a CDS encoding aldo/keto reductase, with protein sequence MVSPTQVPDVVLNNGVTVPQVGLGVFKVPDDATQANVEQALEAGYRHIDTAAGYYNEAGVGAALRASGLRRDEIFVTTKLRNGDQGFESALQAFEDSREELDVEVVDLYLVHWPVPSKDLYVETWRAFEKLYSDGAVRAIGVSNFLPEHLSRLLAETDVVPAVNQIEVHPTYQQRATQAATLAAGIAVEAYSPLGRGADLDHPAVGAIAASHGVTPAQAILRWHVQSDRIVIPKSVNPERLAANIDLFGFELSPDQVAAIDALDSDARLGSDPATAAFSQYPS encoded by the coding sequence ATGGTCTCTCCCACGCAGGTCCCCGACGTCGTCCTCAACAACGGAGTCACCGTCCCGCAGGTCGGGCTCGGCGTCTTCAAGGTGCCCGACGACGCGACCCAGGCGAACGTCGAGCAGGCGCTCGAGGCCGGCTACCGGCACATCGACACCGCGGCGGGCTACTACAACGAGGCCGGCGTCGGTGCCGCGCTGCGCGCGAGCGGTCTGCGGCGCGACGAGATCTTCGTGACGACCAAGCTCCGCAACGGCGACCAGGGGTTCGAGTCGGCGCTGCAGGCGTTCGAGGACTCGCGCGAGGAGCTCGACGTCGAGGTCGTCGACCTCTACCTCGTCCACTGGCCCGTCCCCAGCAAGGACCTCTACGTCGAGACCTGGCGGGCCTTCGAGAAGCTCTACAGCGACGGTGCGGTCCGCGCGATCGGCGTCTCCAACTTCCTGCCCGAGCACCTCTCGCGCCTGCTCGCCGAGACCGACGTGGTGCCCGCCGTCAACCAGATCGAGGTCCACCCGACCTACCAGCAGCGCGCCACGCAGGCCGCGACCCTCGCTGCGGGGATCGCGGTCGAGGCGTACTCCCCGCTCGGCCGCGGCGCCGACCTCGACCACCCTGCGGTCGGCGCGATCGCGGCATCCCACGGCGTCACGCCCGCCCAGGCGATCCTGCGCTGGCACGTCCAGAGCGACCGGATCGTGATCCCCAAGTCCGTGAACCCCGAGCGCCTCGCGGCCAACATCGACCTGTTCGGCTTCGAGCTCTCGCCCGACCAGGTCGCGGCGATCGACGCGCTCGACTCGGACGCCCGGCTCGGCTCCGACCCGGCGACGGCCGCGTTCTCGCAGTACCCGTCCTGA
- a CDS encoding polysaccharide deacetylase family protein gives MLVPLLVVVAGVMFYLTRASADPSGEASPTGAPSPTASPLPAERVDPPTVLDPASVENLTVHQESTADAGDARSISTVSIPGEHSLSRAFGTFVDQTEKVYDAAIDPDGVGNELNVGWDLVLAQGDVLGVRATTYAFTGGANGEVGAQTFYTDIPRATTTWSSDLFTADGRKQAAQWVDASLDAAGLGFEDPVPAAEDTFRDVRLGPDGAATLVFSPGLVSARSDGELAVRIEPDATRTVLSAVGKQIADAAASGTPFTGIAPPPVEPPPVTTQPVPPASPGAPDCSVLSCVALTFDDGPGKHTSRLLDTLAEKQVKATFFLVGRSVGTHPDVVRREVAEGHVVGNHTWSHPDLSKLGTDQITDELTSTADAVEAASGVRPTLVRPPYGATSDTVTSVLSQRNEPSILWNVDTEDWKNKDSVQTSERALAGVRPGAILLMHDIHASTVDAVPGIVDGLRAAGYTLVTVPDLLGPDLVGGHAYFNR, from the coding sequence GTGCTCGTTCCCCTCCTGGTCGTGGTCGCGGGGGTCATGTTCTACCTGACGCGCGCCTCGGCGGACCCGTCCGGGGAGGCTTCCCCCACGGGTGCCCCGTCACCGACGGCGTCCCCGCTCCCCGCCGAGCGGGTCGACCCGCCCACGGTCCTGGACCCGGCGTCGGTCGAGAACCTCACGGTCCACCAGGAGTCGACCGCGGACGCCGGTGACGCACGCTCGATCTCGACCGTCTCGATCCCGGGCGAGCACTCGCTCTCGCGCGCCTTCGGCACGTTCGTCGACCAGACCGAGAAGGTCTACGACGCCGCGATCGACCCCGACGGGGTGGGCAACGAGCTCAACGTGGGGTGGGACCTGGTCCTCGCGCAGGGTGACGTGCTGGGGGTTCGCGCCACGACGTACGCCTTCACGGGCGGGGCGAACGGCGAGGTCGGCGCGCAGACGTTCTACACCGACATCCCGCGTGCCACCACGACGTGGTCGTCGGACCTCTTCACGGCCGACGGCCGCAAGCAGGCCGCGCAGTGGGTCGACGCCTCGCTCGACGCCGCGGGGCTCGGGTTCGAGGACCCCGTGCCCGCCGCGGAGGACACGTTCCGGGACGTCCGTCTGGGGCCCGACGGCGCCGCGACCCTGGTCTTCTCCCCCGGCCTCGTCTCGGCCCGCTCGGACGGCGAGCTGGCGGTGCGCATCGAGCCCGACGCGACGCGCACGGTCCTGTCCGCGGTCGGGAAGCAGATCGCGGACGCCGCGGCGAGCGGCACCCCGTTCACGGGGATCGCGCCGCCCCCGGTCGAGCCGCCGCCCGTGACGACCCAGCCCGTCCCGCCGGCGTCCCCCGGTGCCCCGGACTGCTCGGTGCTCAGCTGCGTGGCGCTGACCTTCGACGACGGTCCGGGCAAGCACACGTCCCGCCTGCTCGACACCCTCGCCGAGAAGCAGGTCAAGGCCACGTTCTTCCTCGTCGGCCGCTCGGTCGGCACGCACCCTGACGTGGTTCGCCGCGAGGTCGCGGAAGGGCACGTCGTGGGGAACCACACCTGGTCCCACCCGGATCTCTCGAAGCTCGGCACGGACCAGATCACCGACGAGCTCACGTCGACGGCGGACGCGGTCGAGGCCGCGTCGGGTGTCCGACCGACCCTCGTGCGCCCTCCGTACGGCGCCACGAGCGACACTGTGACGAGTGTCCTCTCCCAGCGCAACGAGCCGTCGATCCTGTGGAACGTGGACACCGAGGACTGGAAGAACAAGGACTCGGTCCAGACCTCGGAACGGGCCCTCGCAGGCGTGCGACCTGGGGCTATCCTGCTGATGCACGACATCCACGCCTCGACCGTGGACGCCGTCCCGGGCATCGTGGACGGCCTGCGGGCCGCCGGCTACACGCTCGTGACCGTGCCCGATTTGCTCGGCCCTGACCTGGTTGGCGGGCATGCGTACTTCAATCGTTAG
- a CDS encoding cold-shock protein → MALGTVKWFNGEKGYGFIAPEDGSADVFAHYSAIQTQGFRSLEENQRVEFDVTQGPKGPQAENIRPL, encoded by the coding sequence ATGGCATTGGGAACCGTGAAGTGGTTCAACGGCGAAAAGGGCTACGGCTTCATCGCACCTGAGGACGGCAGCGCCGACGTGTTCGCGCACTACTCCGCCATCCAGACGCAGGGCTTCCGCTCGCTCGAGGAGAACCAGCGCGTCGAGTTCGACGTGACGCAGGGCCCCAAGGGCCCGCAGGCGGAGAACATCCGCCCGCTCTGA
- a CDS encoding MerR family transcriptional regulator, producing the protein MPDSTALTTGEFSRRSGLSAKALRLYDDSGLLRPAFVDGGTGYRYYLPAQLERARLVALLRRVGMPLTDVAHLLDKASPDAEQRLRGWWAAREAEVVERRAVVEYLAHLLSAPEGAGSPHEPFGVLGPADGAAGAGTGFPVQVRTDPPLKLAVITSHVDQHALLAAINFSVIGLRRHVERSGATPGDEFHVLYRGIVSPDDDGQVEVCLPFSGTVEPTEEIGTRVEPSRELAFAPVTAEQCRYPRILRAYDAVGWWVQQHGTPVGSAREIYPTLRPGHAEDAVCLVAQPFRRTR; encoded by the coding sequence GTGCCCGACTCCACGGCCCTGACCACCGGCGAGTTCTCCCGCCGGTCCGGCCTCTCCGCGAAGGCTCTGCGCCTGTACGACGACAGCGGGCTCCTGCGCCCGGCCTTCGTCGACGGCGGGACCGGCTACCGGTACTACCTCCCGGCGCAGCTCGAGCGCGCGCGGCTCGTCGCCCTCCTGCGGCGGGTCGGGATGCCGCTCACCGACGTCGCGCACCTGCTCGACAAGGCGTCGCCCGACGCCGAGCAGCGGCTCCGCGGCTGGTGGGCCGCGCGCGAGGCCGAGGTCGTGGAACGCCGCGCCGTGGTCGAGTACCTCGCGCACCTGCTGTCCGCTCCGGAGGGCGCCGGGAGCCCGCACGAGCCCTTCGGCGTGCTCGGCCCGGCCGATGGCGCGGCGGGTGCCGGGACGGGCTTCCCCGTCCAGGTCCGCACCGATCCTCCGCTCAAGCTCGCGGTGATCACGTCGCACGTCGACCAGCACGCGCTTCTCGCGGCCATCAACTTCTCGGTGATCGGGCTGCGACGCCACGTCGAGCGGTCGGGCGCGACCCCCGGTGACGAGTTCCACGTGCTGTACCGCGGGATCGTGAGCCCGGACGACGACGGCCAGGTCGAGGTGTGCCTCCCGTTCAGCGGCACCGTCGAGCCGACCGAGGAGATCGGGACCCGGGTCGAGCCGTCCCGGGAGCTCGCGTTCGCTCCCGTCACGGCCGAGCAGTGCCGGTACCCGCGGATCCTGCGCGCCTACGACGCCGTGGGCTGGTGGGTCCAGCAGCACGGCACACCGGTGGGCAGCGCCCGCGAGATCTACCCGACCCTGCGTCCCGGGCACGCCGAGGACGCCGTCTGCCTGGTCGCCCAACCGTTCCGGAGGACTCGATGA